GAGATGAAAACAGTTCCAAATTTAATCGCAGAAGGTGAGTTGCCATAATAATTAGGCAGTGCCTTTGCAGAGAGCATAATGGCAAATGCCTGCAATGTAATCCATATCCCGCCTATAACCAATAAGGCGATAATTGTCTGTCTTAATACAAAATGCCACCTGTTACGATTGCTCCGCCGACGCAACAACAATAATAACTCGTGAACCGGCATCAGTAAAGCCGACAAAAGATAAAATAATCCGCTTATTCCGCTCCCAGGTAGACCCACTGCCATTTTAGTGTCCTTTCTCATACATGGCAAAACGCCGCCTCAATATTAATTCACTCCACATTGCCTCTAACATAAAAATACTGTTAATAGTGCGCAGGACGAAAAATGAGGAAATGCTTGTTAAAATCAACCCCCCTTCTTTCTTACTGCGCATGTGTAAAAGTGCCGGTATCAAGACTGCCGGTGCATCAATTACATACCCAAAAAGAAAAAGAGGGTTTGCAAATAAAATAGCCAATAAAGGCAAAAGCAGAAGATAGGCCACCGATGCAAAAATTCCATCCCACATAGCTATGGCAATAAGTAGACGCAGGTAGCGAATCCTTGCTATTTTGCTCCAATGCACGCACACATTTTGTATAAAACCGTGTGACCAGCGTTTTAGTTGTTTTTTCATAAGTGAAAAATTATGGGGTTCAATAGGATAGGCAAACGCCTCAGGAACAAATACTACTTTGCGGCCTAATTCGTAAAAACTCCATGTCAAATCCACATCTTCTGCCAGAGTCCTATTAGACCAGCCTCCGTTTTGCTTTAAAATATCTGTTCTGTAGGCAGAAAAACAACCGGAGGAAATGAGGGGTTTTTCATAATAATCCTGTATCTGCTTATAAAAGGAAAAAGCAAAGAGATATTCAATATAACGGCCGCGTTCCCAGACCGTCTTTACATAACGAGGGAGCACAAAACCGCAGACTGCCGCAGCATTACTTGCCTTAAGGGCATTCAGCATTTTCTCCACTGCATCAGACTCCAAAATAGTATCAGCGTCAATGGCCATAGTGAATTGGGTAGTTACATCCTTTAAAGCGTAGTTCTGGGCACCTGCCTTTGAGCCAGTGTTATATGGCGGCCTGATAACTGTAACTCCAAGTTCAAGTGCTACTTCAAAAGTATTATCAGTAGAACAGTCATCCACCACTATAATTTCATCAGGGGGAACTGTTTGATTCTTTAAACTCATTATTGTATCGGCTATGCTCTTTTCTTCATTGTATGCCGGGATTATGACAGTCAAGTTACTCAATTTTTTTACTGATAGGAAATTGCTTTTTTGAGTGTTTTGGGTATTATATCCATTTGTGCCCATTGTGAGGATATTTTACCACAAATTTTATCCTTTGTCAACAAAAAATTCAAAAAAATTCGACTCTTTTAAAAAAAATCCAAAAATTAGTATCGAAAATCTGCTCGATTAGGACAAAATCATAAAAATGGACATTGCCAATAGTGATTTTGGACACACTTATCCTCCGGAAGGTCCTTGGAAGGTCATAAAAGAAAGGACTAAAAAGTAGGTGAGAATTATGAAGGGTATCATCTTCCCTGCCAGAAACCATTATAAAACCATCTCTTCGTCCCTGGCATATTCTTCAGGATTTCCTCAATATCTTCTTTTTTGCAGATAATCTCTAACATCCGCATATTACCACCACATTCCGGACACTTCAATGGGTCGATACAAAAATATCCTAAAATCTTCTATACAAACCAATGACTTTCCCCGCAATCTTTATATCCTCTGCAGATACCAGTATTGGTTCCATCTTAGAATTCGCTGGCTCTAATCTCACCAATGATGTGCTTTCACGATAATAATATTTCACTGTAGCATCTCCTCCCACAAGTGCTACAACTATATCCCCATTATCGGCTATTTTTTGCCTTCTAACAATCACATAATCCCCTGACAAAATCCCTGCTTCAATCATACTATTCCCTTCTACCTTAAGTGCAAAACACTTAGTATTGCTGACTAAATCTTTACCTAAGATAATCTCACCCTCAATATTCTCCAAAGCCAGTAATGGTAGCCCTGTCTGAATCCTTCCTACTTTTGGAACCTTCACATACTCATCTTCTAATCTCTGTCTTTTATGCTCAACCAACAATTCTATAGCCCTGGGTTTGGTTGGGACCTTCCTCAGATAGCTTTTCTCTTGTAACGACTTGAGATGGGCAAAAGGTGCACAAGGAGATTTTAGTCCCAAATGACTCTGTATCTCCCTTACCGTAGGTGGGTAACCACATCTCTGGATATTCTCCAGACAAAAGTCTAATACCTGTTGTTGTTTTTCGGTTAATTTAATTCCTTTGGCATGCTCATCACCTCCAATTATTATAATACATATGTTCTAATTAGAATATACCATATAATCTTCAGAATGTCAAGTAATTTTTTGGAGGGTGTTGAAAAAGTCGTTTTTTAGGAAAGGGTAGTTTTTGGAGGGGTGAATTTTCTAAAAACTGCAAAACTGCCTCCCTCTTTGAATTTAAACCTCTCCTTTTTAACCTTT
This sequence is a window from bacterium. Protein-coding genes within it:
- a CDS encoding glycosyltransferase family 2 protein — its product is MGTNGYNTQNTQKSNFLSVKKLSNLTVIIPAYNEEKSIADTIMSLKNQTVPPDEIIVVDDCSTDNTFEVALELGVTVIRPPYNTGSKAGAQNYALKDVTTQFTMAIDADTILESDAVEKMLNALKASNAAAVCGFVLPRYVKTVWERGRYIEYLFAFSFYKQIQDYYEKPLISSGCFSAYRTDILKQNGGWSNRTLAEDVDLTWSFYELGRKVVFVPEAFAYPIEPHNFSLMKKQLKRWSHGFIQNVCVHWSKIARIRYLRLLIAIAMWDGIFASVAYLLLLPLLAILFANPLFLFGYVIDAPAVLIPALLHMRSKKEGGLILTSISSFFVLRTINSIFMLEAMWSELILRRRFAMYEKGH
- the lexA gene encoding transcriptional repressor LexA, which produces MCIIIIGGDEHAKGIKLTEKQQQVLDFCLENIQRCGYPPTVREIQSHLGLKSPCAPFAHLKSLQEKSYLRKVPTKPRAIELLVEHKRQRLEDEYVKVPKVGRIQTGLPLLALENIEGEIILGKDLVSNTKCFALKVEGNSMIEAGILSGDYVIVRRQKIADNGDIVVALVGGDATVKYYYRESTSLVRLEPANSKMEPILVSAEDIKIAGKVIGLYRRF